Proteins encoded by one window of Candidatus Odinarchaeum yellowstonii:
- a CDS encoding dihydroorotate dehydrogenase, whose protein sequence is MSFLETILGSIKLENPVIIASGVLATTGEGMKLLYEKGAGAVVTKTTTLNSKPGNPNPTIVSTPSGLLNSMGLPNPGIEEMSREVAVACREGVPVIGSVAGFSVNEFVEVAKRFEEAGVIGVELNISCPHEKVGLIGQDCKLTYQVVKAVKNSVKIPVIVKLTPNVTDIAEIALEAEKAGADALTAINTVKGMAIDVNTGYPILGAKIGGLSGPAIKPIAVRCIYEIYESGVKVPIIGVGGISNWRDALEFLMAGSSAIQIGTAFMKGYQIIEKIKKGLTGYMKKNKLQTLTQIIGIAHKRC, encoded by the coding sequence ATGAGTTTTCTAGAGACGATTTTAGGATCTATTAAATTAGAGAACCCGGTTATAATAGCCTCAGGGGTCTTAGCTACTACAGGTGAGGGAATGAAACTATTATATGAGAAGGGGGCTGGAGCTGTCGTTACTAAAACCACTACTCTAAACAGTAAACCTGGAAATCCTAATCCAACTATTGTTTCCACACCTTCAGGACTATTAAACTCTATGGGTCTGCCAAACCCTGGTATCGAAGAGATGAGCAGAGAGGTGGCGGTTGCTTGCCGTGAAGGTGTACCTGTTATAGGAAGCGTGGCCGGTTTCTCAGTGAATGAGTTTGTTGAAGTGGCTAAAAGATTTGAAGAAGCTGGTGTAATTGGGGTGGAATTGAATATATCATGCCCTCATGAAAAAGTGGGGTTAATAGGTCAGGATTGCAAGCTAACGTACCAGGTTGTCAAAGCAGTTAAAAATTCAGTTAAAATACCGGTTATCGTGAAGTTAACTCCTAACGTTACGGATATAGCTGAGATTGCTTTAGAGGCGGAGAAAGCTGGTGCTGATGCGTTAACAGCGATTAACACTGTGAAGGGGATGGCTATCGACGTGAACACCGGTTATCCGATTCTCGGTGCTAAGATCGGTGGATTATCCGGGCCTGCTATAAAGCCGATCGCTGTCAGATGTATTTATGAAATATATGAGAGTGGGGTAAAAGTACCGATTATAGGTGTCGGAGGTATTTCTAATTGGAGGGATGCGCTAGAATTTTTAATGGCCGGTTCATCTGCTATTCAAATAGGAACTGCATTTATGAAAGGATACCAAATTATAGAGAAAATAAAGAAGGGATTAACAGGTTATATGAAGAAAAACAAGCTTCAAACACTAACCCAGATAATAGGTATAGCTCATAAGAGGTGTTAA
- the pstC gene encoding phosphate ABC transporter permease subunit PstC: MEEFFEKKLLEDKKYLRYNFLKKRNKVNIYEKVIEKVVFLAGISTIVLVALIVSYLLYESIPFFMKNNILDFLFGTVWNPASPNKPSYGIVPLVYGSLLVTSLALIIDVPLGLASAIYISYVASKKEREILKPLIELLAGIPSVIYGFFALVILASVLQNFLNLEYRLNAFNGAIIIAVMALPTIISISEDSITFVPKSYYEAALALGSSKWESIIKVIVPSAKSGIIASIMLGFGRAIGETMAVIMATGNSPQILFNIFAPIQTLTSPPALEMGEVAFGSEHYHALFAVCLVLFLITLAINLLSGLLTTSLQHKISQVAKKKPGLYEKLKKFKTGGAHDQ, translated from the coding sequence ATGGAAGAGTTCTTTGAAAAAAAACTACTAGAGGATAAAAAATATTTAAGATATAATTTTTTGAAAAAAAGGAATAAAGTTAACATTTATGAGAAAGTAATTGAAAAAGTAGTTTTTCTCGCAGGAATATCTACTATAGTATTAGTAGCGTTGATAGTTTCCTATTTATTATATGAGTCGATTCCATTCTTTATGAAGAATAATATATTAGACTTTTTATTCGGTACAGTTTGGAACCCAGCTTCACCTAATAAGCCAAGTTATGGAATAGTTCCTTTAGTTTACGGCTCTCTGCTTGTAACAAGTTTGGCTTTAATAATAGATGTACCACTCGGCTTGGCTTCAGCAATATATATTTCTTATGTAGCCTCAAAAAAAGAGCGTGAAATATTAAAACCATTAATAGAATTATTAGCCGGCATCCCCTCAGTGATTTATGGATTTTTCGCGCTAGTTATTTTAGCGAGTGTTCTGCAAAATTTTCTAAATTTGGAATATAGGTTAAACGCTTTTAACGGTGCTATAATAATAGCGGTTATGGCTTTGCCCACGATCATAAGTATTTCAGAAGACTCTATTACATTTGTTCCTAAAAGTTATTATGAAGCTGCTTTAGCTTTAGGCTCATCTAAATGGGAGTCTATAATTAAAGTAATAGTTCCATCAGCTAAATCAGGTATAATAGCTTCTATAATGCTAGGATTTGGAAGAGCTATCGGTGAAACAATGGCTGTTATAATGGCCACGGGGAACTCTCCCCAAATTTTATTTAATATATTCGCTCCGATACAAACATTAACCTCACCTCCTGCGCTAGAAATGGGGGAGGTGGCCTTCGGCTCGGAACATTATCACGCTCTATTCGCGGTTTGCTTAGTCCTGTTTTTAATAACGCTTGCAATTAATTTACTATCCGGTCTTTTAACCACAAGTTTGCAGCATAAAATTTCTCAAGTCGCAAAAAAGAAACCAGGTCTTTATGAAAAACTTAAAAAATTTAAAACAGGCGGTGCTCATGATCAGTAA
- a CDS encoding acetate--CoA ligase family protein has translation MSASARIKEIISNITNSGRFILTEDESKTILREMSIPFPEYEVVSSAEEAAEAAERVGYPIVMKIVSPDIIHKSDYGGVMLNLNNKREVIEGYNKILSNISKKAPGAKIRGVMIYKMASKGIVELLIGVSFDEQFGHTITVGLGGVFVELLKDISIRLIPISNLEAEEMLKELKAYSILTGFRGSAKADIDSIKQTLIKVSDLIIENPEILELDLNPVIVYEQGLTVIDARIILDREKSASFNIKKNV, from the coding sequence ATGTCTGCTTCAGCGCGAATCAAAGAGATTATTTCGAATATCACTAATTCAGGTCGTTTTATCTTAACAGAGGATGAGAGTAAAACTATTCTCAGAGAGATGAGCATCCCCTTTCCAGAGTATGAAGTAGTATCAAGCGCTGAGGAGGCGGCTGAAGCAGCTGAACGTGTAGGTTACCCTATTGTAATGAAAATTGTGTCACCGGATATTATACATAAATCTGATTACGGTGGAGTGATGCTTAACTTAAATAATAAAAGAGAAGTGATTGAAGGATATAATAAAATTTTAAGTAATATTTCAAAAAAAGCTCCCGGAGCTAAAATCCGCGGTGTTATGATTTATAAAATGGCCTCTAAAGGTATAGTTGAACTATTAATAGGAGTCTCATTCGATGAACAATTCGGTCACACCATCACTGTTGGATTAGGCGGCGTATTCGTAGAGTTGTTAAAAGATATAAGTATAAGGCTGATTCCTATTTCAAACCTTGAGGCTGAAGAAATGTTAAAGGAATTGAAAGCTTACTCTATTCTAACAGGTTTTAGAGGGTCAGCGAAAGCTGATATAGATAGCATTAAACAGACACTTATTAAAGTTTCAGATCTCATCATTGAAAATCCTGAAATATTAGAGCTTGATTTGAATCCTGTGATAGTTTATGAACAAGGGTTAACAGTAATAGACGCTAGGATCATTCTAGACAGGGAGAAGTCAGCTTCTTTTAATATTAAAAAAAACGTTTGA
- a CDS encoding NYN domain-containing protein translates to MKEEKKKGIKDIIKSKLKKISDIALIVDGSSIEKEELITQLTNIKKAIEEVGKLRTSKIIVKTLPAEEDVKRIQKLGFEVIIKASETDVYFVLEAMELVYNPKIEAIAIATGNEEFLHILNKAREKGKKTISINLKGSRIDMEMLKNISDITINLNTA, encoded by the coding sequence ATGAAAGAAGAGAAAAAGAAGGGTATAAAAGATATTATTAAAAGCAAGCTGAAAAAGATTTCTGATATCGCCTTGATAGTTGACGGTTCAAGCATAGAGAAAGAGGAGCTTATAACCCAGCTAACAAATATTAAAAAAGCTATAGAAGAAGTTGGGAAGCTAAGAACATCTAAGATTATTGTTAAAACTCTACCGGCAGAAGAAGATGTTAAGAGAATCCAGAAATTAGGGTTCGAAGTGATAATAAAAGCTAGTGAAACAGACGTGTACTTTGTTCTAGAAGCTATGGAGCTGGTATACAATCCGAAAATAGAGGCTATAGCAATTGCAACAGGAAATGAAGAATTTCTGCATATATTAAATAAAGCGAGAGAGAAAGGCAAAAAAACGATTTCAATAAACCTTAAAGGCAGTAGAATAGATATGGAAATGTTGAAAAATATTTCTGATATTACAATAAACCTTAACACAGCTTAG
- the pstA gene encoding phosphate ABC transporter permease PstA: MISKTLKQKIMFTILRLALLFPLGFLFWIIGDIIVKGIWKFTEPGFLITTASADYLSGGILAAIIGSLYLIIFTIIFSLPIGVLGAIYLSEYAKENWLTRIIRRTLTTLAGVPSIVFGIFGYGLFALFLRLGVNIISASLTLALLVIPVITTGSVEALKAVPKDYREAALSLGASKWMAIKDHVIPNAISGIATSSILGISRALGETAPILFMAIMWSNTIGGIFDKFVALPVLVYQLLTQSTNTVLTLPVAYGAALTLLLLAVLINIFAIYLRIKHRRKLAMIRGS; this comes from the coding sequence ATGATCAGTAAAACTCTCAAACAAAAAATAATGTTTACGATTTTAAGATTAGCTTTACTTTTCCCTCTAGGATTTCTTTTTTGGATAATAGGAGATATAATAGTGAAGGGGATATGGAAATTTACTGAACCAGGATTTCTAATCACTACCGCGTCTGCAGATTACTTGAGTGGAGGGATATTGGCTGCAATAATCGGTTCATTATACCTGATAATTTTTACAATAATATTTAGTCTACCGATAGGTGTATTGGGAGCTATTTACCTATCTGAATACGCCAAAGAAAACTGGCTAACAAGGATAATAAGAAGAACATTAACAACATTGGCAGGCGTTCCCTCAATAGTATTCGGGATCTTCGGATACGGGCTTTTTGCATTATTTTTAAGACTAGGCGTTAATATTATTTCAGCTTCATTAACTCTGGCTCTACTGGTTATTCCAGTTATTACAACCGGGTCGGTTGAAGCTCTTAAGGCTGTTCCGAAAGATTATAGAGAAGCCGCTCTCTCACTGGGGGCGTCTAAATGGATGGCTATAAAAGACCATGTGATTCCAAACGCCATCTCTGGGATAGCTACAAGCAGTATTCTAGGGATTTCAAGGGCGCTCGGTGAAACAGCTCCGATATTGTTTATGGCTATAATGTGGAGTAATACTATAGGTGGAATATTTGATAAATTTGTAGCTCTACCTGTTCTAGTATACCAACTTTTAACACAATCTACTAATACAGTTTTAACTCTTCCAGTTGCGTATGGAGCAGCTCTAACGCTGCTTCTTTTAGCTGTTTTAATTAACATATTCGCTATTTATCTTAGAATTAAACATAGGCGTAAACTTGCAATGATAAGAGGCTCTTAG
- a CDS encoding MBL fold metallo-hydrolase, giving the protein MEIKIVYDNRALPGFTPSHGFSCLVDTPDGYLLFDTGWSGPILLENLRRFNIQLEKIKYVFLSHFHWDHIGGLPDLLAYIKPIVYVLDSFSTNFKNEVKKITELIEVKNKSEILPGLFSTGGINNKNIVEQSLVIKYKNNIIVISGCAHPGLDKILEKASSIGKVNYIIGGFHDFKNLEILSVVNNIMPCHCTKFRENILEKYATCARRIEAGSIIKII; this is encoded by the coding sequence ATGGAAATAAAAATAGTCTATGATAATCGTGCTCTACCTGGTTTTACTCCTTCACACGGTTTTTCATGTTTAGTAGACACCCCGGATGGTTATCTTTTATTCGACACAGGTTGGAGCGGCCCAATTCTACTCGAAAATCTTAGAAGATTTAATATTCAACTTGAAAAAATAAAGTATGTTTTCCTATCACATTTCCACTGGGATCATATAGGCGGACTCCCTGACTTACTCGCCTATATTAAACCGATAGTATATGTTTTAGACTCTTTCTCAACTAATTTTAAAAACGAGGTTAAAAAAATAACTGAATTAATTGAAGTTAAAAATAAATCAGAGATCCTACCAGGTTTATTCTCTACGGGTGGTATCAATAATAAAAATATAGTTGAGCAATCTCTGGTAATAAAATATAAAAATAATATCATAGTTATATCCGGCTGCGCGCATCCTGGGTTAGATAAAATACTTGAAAAAGCATCCAGCATAGGTAAAGTAAATTATATAATAGGAGGATTTCACGATTTTAAAAATCTAGAGATTTTAAGCGTGGTTAACAATATAATGCCATGTCATTGCACAAAATTCAGGGAGAATATCTTGGAAAAATATGCTACATGCGCTAGGAGAATAGAAGCCGGCTCTATAATAAAAATAATATAA
- a CDS encoding phosphate uptake regulator PhoU produces MSIRKIQEVKGSYYVYLLKDWCNKNNLKANSLVKLEELPDGSLVVKPHEKIIKEKSIFKINVENLDLKILKQIIKAVYAIGADIVEIKVGKNIKLFELTEFIIKILATLPGLEIVEEFKDGVKLQNTGLGFDLPVVIRKLFTTVYSMLSSLSEAVKNNDIKLAESIINRDTEVDRNYMIVERLSHLCVKNPFLLWGSNITIIDILHFNIAGKYIERIGDHIVGLAYELVEKGKLDGNISELIVSVISFYEKTNQIFFTKNFKEATPLLNQCEILEDNIKRIFSSIEDRMQVFHIRRIMRYCIDLAQIAYYQMLNKLAGTPIEL; encoded by the coding sequence TTGTCTATACGTAAAATCCAGGAAGTAAAAGGCTCGTATTATGTTTATCTCTTAAAAGACTGGTGTAATAAGAATAACTTAAAAGCGAATAGCTTAGTTAAATTAGAGGAGCTTCCTGACGGTTCGTTGGTTGTTAAACCTCATGAAAAAATAATTAAGGAGAAATCTATTTTCAAAATAAATGTTGAGAATCTAGATTTGAAAATTTTAAAGCAAATTATTAAAGCCGTTTACGCTATAGGCGCAGACATAGTTGAGATAAAAGTTGGGAAAAATATTAAACTATTTGAATTAACCGAGTTTATTATTAAAATTTTAGCTACTTTACCTGGTCTTGAAATAGTAGAGGAGTTTAAAGATGGTGTTAAGCTTCAAAATACCGGTTTAGGGTTTGATCTACCTGTAGTCATTAGGAAACTTTTTACAACCGTTTATAGCATGCTATCCTCTCTCTCAGAAGCTGTAAAAAATAATGATATAAAATTAGCGGAGAGTATAATAAATCGTGACACTGAAGTTGACCGAAATTATATGATTGTTGAGAGACTAAGTCACTTATGTGTTAAAAATCCTTTTTTGCTATGGGGTAGTAATATTACAATAATAGATATACTTCACTTTAATATAGCCGGTAAATATATTGAAAGAATCGGCGACCATATAGTAGGATTGGCATATGAATTAGTTGAAAAAGGAAAATTGGATGGTAACATAAGCGAGCTAATCGTAAGTGTTATAAGTTTTTATGAGAAAACAAACCAGATATTCTTTACTAAGAATTTTAAAGAGGCTACACCTCTGCTTAATCAATGCGAAATCTTAGAAGATAACATTAAAAGAATTTTTTCATCGATTGAAGATAGAATGCAAGTGTTTCATATCCGGCGTATAATGAGATACTGTATTGATTTAGCTCAAATCGCTTATTATCAAATGCTTAATAAATTAGCCGGTACACCTATTGAATTGTAA
- the pstB gene encoding phosphate ABC transporter ATP-binding protein PstB, with protein sequence MVLAENKQFEFKINNLNELEENLIEIKNLNVKFGENHVLKNVTMPIKRNRITAIIGPSGCGKSTLLRTINRLAELDNATITGEILYNGFNILRPDTDINLLRKKIGMVFQTPNPFPQSIYSNLTYGPKIHGIRQIKTLNNIVKDVLTKAALWNEVKDRLGCNALSLSGGQQQRLCIARSLSVNPELLLLDEPCSALDPISTAKIEDLLLELSNLLTIVIVTHNIQQATRISDYTAFMYLGELIEYGPTNELFINPKDKRTRDYISGVFG encoded by the coding sequence ATGGTGTTAGCGGAAAATAAACAATTTGAATTTAAAATAAATAACTTAAATGAACTAGAAGAGAATTTAATTGAGATTAAAAACTTAAATGTGAAATTCGGTGAAAACCATGTTTTGAAGAATGTTACCATGCCTATTAAGAGAAACAGGATTACCGCTATAATAGGCCCTTCCGGGTGTGGTAAGTCCACGCTACTTAGAACTATTAATCGCCTAGCAGAACTAGATAACGCGACTATAACCGGTGAAATATTATATAACGGGTTTAATATTTTAAGACCGGATACTGATATTAACCTGCTTAGAAAAAAAATTGGCATGGTTTTTCAGACACCGAATCCATTTCCACAATCAATTTATTCAAACCTGACTTATGGTCCTAAAATTCACGGTATTAGGCAAATCAAGACACTTAATAACATAGTGAAAGATGTGCTTACTAAAGCCGCGTTATGGAATGAAGTTAAAGATCGGCTTGGATGCAATGCTTTAAGTCTATCAGGAGGCCAGCAGCAGCGGCTATGTATTGCTAGATCGCTCTCAGTTAACCCTGAATTGTTGCTTTTGGATGAACCGTGCTCAGCGTTAGATCCAATCTCAACCGCTAAAATAGAAGATTTACTGCTTGAACTAAGTAATCTTTTAACAATAGTTATTGTAACGCATAATATACAGCAGGCGACTAGAATCTCTGATTATACAGCTTTTATGTACCTAGGTGAACTTATAGAATATGGCCCGACCAATGAACTATTTATAAACCCTAAGGATAAAAGAACTCGCGATTATATATCGGGAGTATTCGGCTGA
- a CDS encoding TatD family hydrolase, whose product MPFYKLIDAHCHVFSNEFDDDRLNVLQKAYKTGVIGIIESALDLKTAFKVLNELKKPSTNLKIYLAVGLNPCCVTGYSFNEAYSFIEANSSDITAIGEVGLDFYLMQDSIGREKQISYFKRFISLSKEMNLPIIVHSRSAGKYAIQILVEEKAEKVLLHAFDGSFKSAKSGVENGFFFSIPPSISYSVQKQKLVEKLPLEQILLETDAPSLSPYKNIRNTPENLIISLREVAKIKKIDLTEVAETTFKNTVKLFNIRNLS is encoded by the coding sequence ATGCCATTTTACAAGCTTATCGACGCGCATTGCCATGTTTTCTCAAATGAATTCGATGATGATCGTTTAAATGTTCTGCAGAAAGCTTACAAGACAGGAGTTATAGGGATTATTGAATCAGCTTTAGATTTAAAAACCGCATTTAAAGTATTAAATGAGTTAAAAAAACCTTCTACTAATCTAAAAATTTATCTAGCTGTGGGCTTAAACCCTTGCTGTGTAACTGGGTATTCTTTCAATGAAGCCTACAGTTTCATAGAAGCGAATTCCAGTGATATTACCGCGATAGGAGAAGTTGGATTAGACTTTTATTTAATGCAAGATTCTATAGGGAGAGAGAAACAGATTTCATATTTTAAAAGATTTATTTCACTATCTAAAGAAATGAACCTCCCTATCATCGTGCATAGTAGAAGCGCTGGTAAATACGCTATTCAAATATTAGTAGAGGAGAAAGCTGAGAAAGTTTTATTGCACGCATTTGACGGCTCTTTCAAATCAGCTAAATCCGGTGTTGAAAACGGCTTCTTCTTCAGCATACCACCTTCAATATCCTATAGCGTTCAGAAGCAAAAGCTAGTTGAGAAACTACCTTTAGAGCAGATTCTACTCGAAACAGACGCTCCTTCTCTTTCCCCTTATAAAAATATTAGAAACACACCTGAAAACCTGATAATATCTCTACGCGAGGTTGCTAAAATCAAAAAAATAGATTTAACTGAGGTGGCGGAGACAACGTTTAAAAACACGGTTAAATTATTTAACATAAGAAACTTGTCATAA
- a CDS encoding phosphate ABC transporter substrate-binding protein, whose product MMPSEQIGYGKAFLILALVIGVGVGAGTVYGVTTLLAPAQDQNVNTFSTTINIKGSDTLLELMRAWGENYTAQNPGVTLTVAGGGSGTGIAALINKQIDIATASRPAKASEIADAAAVGVTLVQHKVVIDGIAIITNPAKPISNITFDLLRGIYNGTITDWSQVNSSYSGLIKPYGRQSTSGTYAYFQEHVMKNDDYAPSVQQLAGNSDIIYAVAHDANGIGYVGAAYAEAASGIHIVAVNDPNDPVSYYLPTIDNIRTFTYPIARFLYLYTDGYPTGYIQAFIAWCQSPQGQAIALQKGYVPLYELP is encoded by the coding sequence ATGATGCCTAGTGAACAAATAGGATACGGAAAAGCTTTTCTAATACTTGCCTTAGTCATAGGCGTGGGGGTAGGAGCTGGAACAGTATACGGAGTAACTACTTTGCTAGCACCTGCTCAGGACCAAAACGTCAACACATTTTCAACCACTATAAATATAAAAGGCTCAGATACTCTACTTGAATTAATGAGAGCATGGGGTGAAAATTATACAGCGCAAAATCCAGGTGTTACGCTTACAGTGGCTGGCGGTGGCTCGGGGACTGGTATAGCTGCTTTAATAAATAAACAAATAGATATAGCTACAGCCTCCAGACCAGCTAAAGCATCCGAAATAGCTGACGCCGCTGCTGTGGGTGTAACCTTAGTCCAGCATAAAGTGGTCATCGACGGGATCGCGATTATCACAAACCCTGCTAAACCAATAAGTAATATCACATTCGACCTATTAAGGGGTATTTATAACGGTACAATAACAGACTGGAGTCAAGTAAACAGCAGTTATTCCGGATTAATTAAGCCATACGGTAGACAGAGCACATCAGGTACATACGCTTATTTCCAGGAACATGTAATGAAGAATGACGACTACGCTCCAAGTGTCCAACAACTTGCTGGTAACTCCGATATAATATACGCAGTGGCCCATGACGCTAACGGTATTGGATACGTTGGTGCAGCTTACGCTGAGGCGGCTTCTGGTATACACATAGTGGCTGTTAATGATCCAAATGATCCTGTTTCATACTATTTGCCTACAATTGATAACATAAGGACATTCACTTATCCGATAGCGCGCTTCCTCTATCTTTACACTGACGGCTATCCGACCGGCTATATTCAGGCTTTCATAGCATGGTGTCAGAGTCCTCAAGGTCAGGCTATAGCCTTACAGAAAGGCTATGTCCCATTATATGAACTACCTTAA
- the uppS gene encoding polyprenyl diphosphate synthase gives MVDLLRPVYKIYKWKLWRQIKNGDMPQHIGVILDGNRRYAREKGLNPLLGHKIGAEKVRDFLKWCWHLKIKIVTLYALSIENLQRDREEVEHLFEIAKEKFQELLTDPSIKKNQVRVKALGRRDLLTPSLLPVIEEAEKTTEDYSRHFLNIAIGYSGREELTDAIKKIAENVRKGVLKTEDINESLVNQYLYTAGLPDPDLIIRTSGEERLSNFLLWQSAYSELYFCDVYWPEIREIDLWRAIRVYQKRKRRFGK, from the coding sequence ATGGTGGATTTACTTAGACCAGTCTACAAAATATATAAGTGGAAATTATGGAGACAGATAAAAAACGGGGACATGCCCCAACATATAGGAGTAATACTTGACGGTAACAGAAGATATGCACGTGAAAAAGGTTTAAACCCGCTTCTAGGACATAAGATAGGGGCTGAAAAAGTCAGAGATTTCTTAAAATGGTGCTGGCATTTAAAAATTAAAATAGTAACTTTATACGCTCTATCTATTGAAAACCTTCAAAGAGACCGGGAAGAAGTTGAACATTTATTCGAAATAGCTAAAGAAAAATTTCAAGAACTATTAACAGATCCAAGCATTAAAAAAAATCAGGTTCGCGTAAAAGCTTTAGGTAGAAGAGATCTATTAACACCCAGCCTCCTACCAGTAATAGAGGAAGCTGAGAAGACAACGGAAGACTATAGTAGACATTTCCTAAATATAGCGATCGGATATAGTGGAAGAGAAGAATTAACGGACGCTATCAAAAAAATAGCTGAAAACGTGCGGAAGGGTGTTTTAAAAACCGAGGATATAAATGAAAGCCTTGTAAACCAGTATCTTTATACAGCAGGTTTACCTGACCCGGATTTAATAATTAGAACATCCGGTGAAGAGAGACTCTCAAATTTCCTATTATGGCAGTCAGCTTACTCTGAACTATATTTCTGCGACGTTTACTGGCCTGAGATCAGAGAAATAGATCTTTGGAGAGCTATACGAGTATACCAGAAAAGGAAAAGAAGATTCGGTAAATAG
- a CDS encoding ATP/GTP-binding protein, producing MYYSFFIGPAGSGKSSLVECVSKWLDDHNIDVTTVNLDPGVLTLPYGADVDVRNYVDIEKIILDYNLGPNGALIAATDIVAAKIHDIQKEIQDLGNEIVLVDTPGQMELFTYRSSGPFIVEAFGRKNCMVFFLVDPTLAKNPSDFVSILLLSLSTQFRFNTPQINLLTKIDLISESELERILKWASEPYSLLESLTEETSSIYRELAIQLYYSLENIGLLSELHPVSIKDVTGIEKIYGQISRIFLGGEDSYIRQ from the coding sequence ATGTATTATTCTTTTTTCATAGGACCTGCTGGCTCAGGTAAATCTTCTCTAGTTGAATGCGTATCTAAATGGTTAGATGACCATAACATTGATGTGACTACTGTTAACCTTGATCCTGGAGTTTTAACCTTACCTTATGGAGCGGATGTTGATGTTAGAAACTACGTTGATATTGAAAAAATTATATTAGACTATAATCTAGGCCCTAACGGCGCATTGATAGCGGCTACTGACATTGTGGCTGCTAAAATCCATGATATACAAAAAGAAATACAGGATCTAGGTAACGAAATAGTGCTAGTTGACACTCCCGGTCAAATGGAGTTATTCACATACCGCTCTTCAGGCCCATTTATAGTTGAGGCCTTCGGCCGTAAAAACTGCATGGTTTTCTTTCTAGTAGATCCTACTTTAGCTAAAAACCCCTCTGATTTCGTTTCAATCCTACTATTAAGTTTATCAACTCAATTCAGATTCAATACCCCTCAGATTAATCTGCTTACAAAGATTGATTTAATATCCGAGTCAGAGCTTGAAAGAATATTAAAATGGGCGTCTGAGCCCTATAGTTTACTTGAATCTCTAACCGAGGAAACTAGTAGCATCTATCGGGAGCTTGCGATTCAATTATATTACAGTCTTGAAAATATAGGCTTACTCTCTGAGCTTCACCCTGTTTCTATAAAAGATGTAACCGGAATTGAAAAAATATACGGGCAAATCTCTAGAATATTTTTAGGCGGCGAGGATAGTTATATTAGACAATAA